CGAATGAGTCTGTACAACTGGATGAAATCAAGCATATTGAACAGCGCTGGATTGGCGTTAATCAGGAGAGAGAATCGTTGCAGCAACGGTTGGAAGAGCAACTTCCACTCGCCCGGGAGAGCTTGCTGATTCAGCTCACGCTGGGTCATCTGTTACTGTCATCCGACCATGAATGGAAGGAACGTCTGGCACAGCTGGGCTGGGTCCTTCGGAATGAGCGGTTCATCATCCTGTTTGCTCAGATTCCTCCGAGTGCAGTTCTTCTATATGGGACTAAAGAGCGACATCGAAGCGAATCTCAGGAGTGGATCAGTTTTGGCGCAACCGATATTCTGAACAGGCAGTTGAAGGGACTTCCTTACCGAGCCGAGACGATCAATTACCATGACATGTCCATTGCGCTGTTGCTGGCTGTCCCTCCAGAGGTCCAGCCAGAGACGCCTGAATTCAGAGAGGAATTATCTCGGATGGCCCAGCATTGGCTGGAAGCCGTGCAGTCGGAATGGAACGTTCGTATGACAGTCTTGATCAGCAAACCCACATCAGATGCCTCCCATATTCCTCAGCTGGTCAGAGAATCGAGGGCTGTATTGAGGAAAAGGCAGTTCTCATCCAATGTGACGATCATTGATATGAATGAGGAGGCAGAGCAGGATGTGAATGAACATGAAGTATATTCGCTTGAATTGGAGCAGGCTATCATCTCGGCATTACGGAGTGGTGAACAGGACACTGCCTTGGAACAGTTCAGCATATTTATTGGCACGTATGCCCGATTTGAAGCGCCGGATAAGCATGTTCGTCAGGCTGTATTCCAACTGCTGGCACGCATACAACATACCCTTTTGCAATTAGGGGAAGATCCGGTCGAGCTATTCGGGATAGGGATGTATGAAGAGGTGTTGCAGCTGCATGATCTGGATGAACTGTTCCTGTGGTTCAAGGAGCGGATTGTGCACGTATGTGTAGAGGAATTCACAGGCAAGGAAGAGAAGCAGATACAGATGGCTGTTCATCAGATGAAGGAGCATGCACAGCAGCACTATGCAGAAGCCTTATCGTTAGATGCATTGGCAGATCTTCACGGGATTCATTCCTACACATTAAGCCGGGCATTCAAGCAGACGTTCGGGCAGAATTTTGTGGACTATTTGACTGAGGTAAGGCTCCACCGGGCCAAGGAGCTGCTTGAATCAACAGACGTCAAAATCAGTGAAATTGCGGAGCAGGTAGGTTATCAGCCCAGTTACTTCAATCGGTTGTTCAAGAAAAATGAGGGAACGACGCCAAGTCGTTACCGGGAAGACATTCACAATCATACGGGGCATAATCGGGGTAACCGCTCCGTTTAGTACACGCCCTAGTTTTCGGCCAAAGGAGAGTGGGATGTGACGTGTCACAGGACAAGCCAAATATTATTTTTCTCATGACAGATCAGCAGCGATGGGACTGTATTGGAACGTTCAATGAACATATTCATACACCGAGTCTCGATAAACTTGCAGCCGAGGGAATCACTTTCCATGATGCGGTCTGCCAATCGCCAATGTGTGCGCCAAGCCGAAGCTCCATGATGATGGGATATTATCCGTCACAGCTTGGGGTCCGAACGAATTATGGCGGATTGTTCGAGGAAGACAAGCTGCCTTCAGAACCTTTGCCAGCGTTGATGCACCGCGCAGGGTATCAGACCGCCGGATTCGGAAAAACGCATTGGAACCATAGCGAGGGCGTAGAGGAGCCTTCCACGCGAGGGTTCGAAGTAAGATCCATCGGACTTTCCCGTCAAAGTGGTCATTATGAACAGGGAGCGACAATGATGGGTGACTCCCATCCCGAAGCGTTGGAAGCCTACCATCAGGAGACGAAGGATTTTGGCGGCGGTGAGGAAAATGTCAATGGTTATACAGGGCTTACGAGTCAGATTCCGATGAATCAGCATCGGGATGGCTGGGTAGCCGAACAGGCGCTGCAATTTTTGGATGAAGGGGTAGACCCGGAGCGGCCGTTATTTTTTTATCTGTCTTTCCTGAAGCCACATGCCGGGTTCAATGTGCCAAAAGCATTCGAAGACCTGTACAGGCTGGAAGATATTCCGGATATTCCGCAACCACCTTGGGAGGATGAAGTGCAGACTCACCTGGCAGCTTCCGATGAACTGAATTCGAGTAGTCGCCAGTCGTACCTCGATAAGAAGAAGGTATGGGACCAGCGCAGTTCGGAGGAGCGGAGGAGGACCACGTTAAGATACTGGGCGAATTGCTCCTGGCTCGATCATTACTTTGGACTCGCTTTGGAGAAGTTGGAGAACCAGGGGAGGCTGGAGAACGCGCTGATTGTATTTGTCTCGGATCATGGAGAGATGCTGGGGGAACGACAGTTTCGCTTCACCAAATATAATCTGTATGACAGCAGTGTGAGGGTGCCGCTCATCTTGTCTGGTACCCATATTCAGGAGCAGAAGCGGGGAACGATTGATCAGGAACCTGCGGAATTGGTGGATCTGGTACCCACATTGACGCGTGCAGCCGGACTTGAAGCGAATCCGATGCTGCCTGGTGTCGATCTGCTGGGCGATCTCCGGCATCGCGGAACGTTCTGTGAATTTCATGGAAAGGGAGTAACGGCACCTCATTCGGCTCCGGCCTATATGTGGCGGACCACGGAGTGGAAGCTCATTTTGTACATGGAGGGCTCTGTTGCGGAGTCTGCATCCAGAGTGCACGAAACGAAGGGTGAATTGTATCACCTGACGGTTGACCCTCATGAGTGGACGAACCTGTATGATGATGAGCAGCACGCTGTAATTCGGGAGCAATTAAAGACCGAACTGCTGATGCATCTGGCTGTCAGTTGGGCGAAAGGACCCTTTTTCTATGATCGTGGAGGAACCAAGCCGTTAGAGCGGTAGATAGACCATGTTGACCGGGCATCCGGAGGCAAAGCAGTTATTGCTGAACCCAATCAGTCAATCTCATTTAGATTGGCTAATGGGAACGAGATAACAGGTTTTGCTTTTTTTTATGCATATACTAACCATCGATGGAGGGGAAATGTAAATGAAAACCAAAACAACTGTGGCAAAAGGAACCAAAGTACTAATCACATTGCTGTTAAGTGGAGTTATTGGATGGACCGGAATTGCTTCACCGGGAGGGGGAGTACTCCATGCAGATGCAAATGCCGATGCAGCAGAAGGATCTGCACCACGTCTGGTTGAAAATCTGGGACGAGGTTTTACTGCCGTATATCTGGGAGAGAACAAGGTGTATCTGAGCTGGCGTCTGCTTGGGACCGAACCGCAGCAGGTTACATTTGATATCTATCGTCGGACGGGTACAGAAGAAGTGAAGCTGAATGACCAGCCTTTGACACAGGGAACCAATTATACGGACACCAATGTAGATGTAACCCAGAGCCATACGTATATCGTGAAGTCTTATGTGGACGGTAGGTTACAAGATACGAGTGCCGAGGTCGTATTGGCAGCGAATCCCGAGATCCGCAATTACTTCAGTATTCCATTGCAAAATATAACATCCAATCCGTCCGATTATTTTGTGCAGCATGGTTGGCCTGGGGATCTGGACGGTGATGGGGAATATGAATACGTGGTCACCCGCATTCCGGTGAACGGAGGCAATAAATATGTGGAGGCCTACAGTCTGACCGAAGGTTTCCTGTGGCGGATTGATCTGGGTCCATACAGTGTCACAACGATAGATACATATAATGCGCCGCCTGCTTCCGTTAGTGAATTTGGAGTGGCTGGACTTGGGGGCTGGCGGGACAACGACAATATAACGGTATTTGATCTGGACAGTGATGGGAAAGCAGAAGTATTGCTACGTACGTTTGAAGGAGTAACGTTTGCTGATGGTCAGGTCGTTCCTGCGACGACGGAGCGTGCGCAGTATGTGTCCGTTGTAGATGGATGGACCGGAACAGAAGCGGCACGCACAACGATAACCAATGATTATGCAGTCGACGGTCCACTTAGTGGGCACTTTGGCATTGCTTATCTGGATGGCGAACATCCAAGCTTGATTACAGCGCTCAAGAATCGTGCGCTTAGCCGCAATTTTCAGTATGTGACGTCAGCCTATGACTATGCAGGCGGTGCCCTGACGGAGCGTTGGAGACATGTTGGAGCGGACGGTGAGTTTTTCCACCAGATTCGTATCCTGGATCTCGATGGGGATGGGAAGGATGAGGTGTCATTCGGAGGTTGGGCACTGGATGATAACGGAGAGACCTTATACAGTCTGCCGGGTGTAGTCCATGGCGATCGTTTCCACATTACAGACATTGATCCGGATCGACCAGGGCTGGAGCAATTCGGGATTCAGCAGGCGGAGAACGGAAACGTCAATCAATTCCCTTGGTTTTATGCCGATGCGGCGACGGGCGAGATCATTCGTACAGGGGAAATCCCGCAGGACGTAGCACGGGGAACGCTGGCGGATATTGATCCACGGCACAATGGGCTTGAGATGTGGTCCAGTTCAGGCAATATCTACAACGTGGACGGTGAAGTGATTAGTTCAGTTCAGCCCTCGACCAATTTCAGAATTTGGTGGGACGGTGATGTGCTCGGCGAGCTGCTGGATAAGAATTTTGTGGAAAAGTGGGATTGGGAGCAGAACATAGCCACACGTCTGTTTACAGCCGATGATGTTCGCGTCAATTCCAGAAACGCCCCTGTGCTCTATGGCGATCTGCTCGGGGATTGGCGAGAGGAAATTCTCTATGAAACGAGTGATTTCACAGCATTACGTCTGTATACAACAACGATACCATCCGACGTCCGCATCTACACGTTGCCGCATAATCCGGCTTACCGCAATGGACTGGCTGTGAAAGGATATATGCAATCCTTGTTGACGGATTATTATCTGGGTGAAGGGATGACGACTACTCCACCCGTTCCGAACATTATTCCTGTCGTGTACAATGGGGATCATGAGTCATAAACCAGGGGAAGGGGATACCTCAGATGCATGGTCAGATACCCAAAAAGGAAACGTCCTGCTGTTGTTCTGCAAGCCGGAGTAGCAGGATTAAGGAGGGAATTCGATTAGAGGATACACGGGAATCGACCGCTTCCCGTGAGATGAGTGCAGCGGCCGACAATGCTTTCTTACATCCTGTTGACCTTCTGGAGACCAGTGCGCTGGCGGGAGACGACGGATACATCGCCGGGCGTGACGACAGGGACCGCGTATGGATTAAAGGTGGAAGGTTCCTTATGGGTACCAATGATCCTGAAGCTTTTACAGGAGATGGGGAAGGGCCTGTCAGGGAGACACAGGTGGACTCCTTTTATCTGGATGAATGCACAGTGACCAATGCGCAGTTTGAACAGTTTGTGCGGGAGACCGGGTATCGAACGGAGGCTGAGCGATTCGGCTGGTCCTTTGTTTTTCATTTATTCGTTTCTTCGCAAACGGCTGCTCATGTTCGTACTGTGGTGGAGCAAACGCCCTGGTGGTGGGTTGTTGAAGGTGCGGACTGGTCTCATCCCGAAGGACCTGACTCTGATGTAAATGACAGGGCTGACCATCCCGTTATCCA
The window above is part of the Paenibacillus sp. 1781tsa1 genome. Proteins encoded here:
- a CDS encoding helix-turn-helix domain-containing protein yields the protein MIFKRTADPLPKGRYFRRSLMMILFIACIPGVITGGLLYGWVTVKMEKILQQTHLHQFEQRTVWVGDQLDALELTFSQWAFDPVFDNRLKELDFVFKYKQVHELYRLLLMIQNSNTLIGKVQLYLGEPQAVKMDSERYDFIKDAGEIEKYERLTHQPQATYWSRSMDSTSMMMVNRLPGGSDDALGALTITLDNKQLGNMLQTLSPYNGGTTFLLDEQGKPMLPQDKVFGGLQHAVREHMLNLEGSLSSFLMDYEDLTYSVQTGTFRRLGTDWTYVSAVPLNEIVAPIVSVPRIVLLVNGSGLLLALILSWVGSLQLYKPFTKLLRMFTAASVRSNESVQLDEIKHIEQRWIGVNQERESLQQRLEEQLPLARESLLIQLTLGHLLLSSDHEWKERLAQLGWVLRNERFIILFAQIPPSAVLLYGTKERHRSESQEWISFGATDILNRQLKGLPYRAETINYHDMSIALLLAVPPEVQPETPEFREELSRMAQHWLEAVQSEWNVRMTVLISKPTSDASHIPQLVRESRAVLRKRQFSSNVTIIDMNEEAEQDVNEHEVYSLELEQAIISALRSGEQDTALEQFSIFIGTYARFEAPDKHVRQAVFQLLARIQHTLLQLGEDPVELFGIGMYEEVLQLHDLDELFLWFKERIVHVCVEEFTGKEEKQIQMAVHQMKEHAQQHYAEALSLDALADLHGIHSYTLSRAFKQTFGQNFVDYLTEVRLHRAKELLESTDVKISEIAEQVGYQPSYFNRLFKKNEGTTPSRYREDIHNHTGHNRGNRSV
- a CDS encoding sulfatase produces the protein MSQDKPNIIFLMTDQQRWDCIGTFNEHIHTPSLDKLAAEGITFHDAVCQSPMCAPSRSSMMMGYYPSQLGVRTNYGGLFEEDKLPSEPLPALMHRAGYQTAGFGKTHWNHSEGVEEPSTRGFEVRSIGLSRQSGHYEQGATMMGDSHPEALEAYHQETKDFGGGEENVNGYTGLTSQIPMNQHRDGWVAEQALQFLDEGVDPERPLFFYLSFLKPHAGFNVPKAFEDLYRLEDIPDIPQPPWEDEVQTHLAASDELNSSSRQSYLDKKKVWDQRSSEERRRTTLRYWANCSWLDHYFGLALEKLENQGRLENALIVFVSDHGEMLGERQFRFTKYNLYDSSVRVPLILSGTHIQEQKRGTIDQEPAELVDLVPTLTRAAGLEANPMLPGVDLLGDLRHRGTFCEFHGKGVTAPHSAPAYMWRTTEWKLILYMEGSVAESASRVHETKGELYHLTVDPHEWTNLYDDEQHAVIREQLKTELLMHLAVSWAKGPFFYDRGGTKPLER
- a CDS encoding formylglycine-generating enzyme family protein, whose protein sequence is MHGQIPKKETSCCCSASRSSRIKEGIRLEDTRESTASREMSAAADNAFLHPVDLLETSALAGDDGYIAGRDDRDRVWIKGGRFLMGTNDPEAFTGDGEGPVRETQVDSFYLDECTVTNAQFEQFVRETGYRTEAERFGWSFVFHLFVSSQTAAHVRTVVEQTPWWWVVEGADWSHPEGPDSDVNDRADHPVIHISWNDANAYCGWAGKRLPTEAEWEYAARGGLIQKKYPWGDVLRPDGQHQCNIWQGTFPTQNNAADGYVGTAPSRSFPANGFGLYNMSGNVWEWCADNYVTDHEKSILAKTVITSNEVRKVLKGGSYLCHRSYCNRYRVAARIPNTLDTSTGHIGFRCASDVLSV